The Lepidochelys kempii isolate rLepKem1 chromosome 20, rLepKem1.hap2, whole genome shotgun sequence sequence TTTCAGGTTTTTGGTTGTTCTCGGACCAATCAAACATCTGGGAGGAAATCAAAcactttccacacacacacacagtcatttTTTTTTCTCGAAACCCCCAATTGGCCATCAAAAATCCAGTTCCGGGGGGAATTTTCCACTGGCCCCAGGGCAGCATCTTTGAAAACGTGGACCGATTTTCTTCAGCTGCCTAAATAAGAATTACAGGGCCTCAATTTAAAAGCCTGAAATCCAACAGTTCACACCCCTTTAAGGAGATTTCAAGTAGGCGCGGCGATTCGATTCCTTCTGGCTTTGGCACTGGTGGAGTCCTGCGCTCAGCTAAGAAgcaggttgataaattggagagggttcaaagaagagccaggaAAATGATTCAAGGACTAGAAAACAGGTCTTAGAGTGAGAGACTgcaggaactcaatctatttcgctgaacaaagagaaggttaaagggcgACTTGATCCCAGCCTCTAAGTACCAACTAGGAACAAATATTTATcctgggctcttcagtctagcagcgAAAGGTCGAACACGATCCAAAGCTGGAAGTTTAagctagccaaattcagactggtaataaagtgcaaatttttaacagtgaggtagATGCACTATTGGAAGAACTTCTGAAAGCTCATGGTgggttttccatcactggcaatttttaaatcaagcttgggtgtgtttctaaaagctctgccctAGTTCAACCAGGAATTACTGCAGGGCAGCTCAGTGTTATCCCGTCTGGCCCTGGCCTCTATCAATCTAGGCAAACCCTGGTCTCGGCCTAAGTGACAAATCCAGTACAGCTAACATATTCCCACCTCTGCTTGGTTCTGACATCAACACGGCCCAGGTCAGCGTTCTCCACTTCTCCCAGTTTGGGGGAAGCTGAGCGGccagagcccccagtctgggAGTGGCTCTCAAAGGCTGGATCTTCCTGGCTGCTTGACTCCTGACCTGCTGCAGAAAAACCCCAGCGAGCGGAGCCCGTCTGCCTTAGGTAAatatgggatggggggggggaactaTTCTCAGAGCACTTCTCTCGCTGTGAGATGGATAGCCAGTGAGCCATGGGCGTGGTTAGATATGGCCCATCCTAGGTACATTTCCCACCCCACATCTCTGCTCCTAGTGCATCCGCCTACTCCGCCAGCGCATGGGGACTTGGATCCTGGTGGGAAAGGCCACTGGGCTTCAGTGTCTCTCCAGATTTTGGGATGGAGGCAGGAGAGTGGCtggctcctcctggccctggaagATGGTAAAAGCCCCAGATCTGGGAGCCTTctggaggaagcaggggagggccTGTATGTGAGGGTAGGGTCTGGTCTCTTGGCTTCTGTAGCAAGGTGGAGGCAGCTGGGGCTTCTACCTGAATATTTTTGCCCAGGGCAGGGTTGGCACtgggctccatgcactgctggGGGCTTTGCTCCAGCAGGAtcctgccctgtcccccagcTGAACCGTTCGGTCTCCAGAGCAGACTTGGAAAAGGCTCTGGAGCACCCTGAAGTCCACAGCCCCCTGTTCTAGAACCTCCCTACTCCAGAGGCCCCCGGTCCAGAACCTCCTTCTCCAGAATACCCTGTTCTGAAAACCCTGTCGTTCTAGATCTCACCGCCCTGTAATGGTCCCAGGCCAGCCCCCCAAACTCTACAGTCACTCTGCTCTGGGACCCCCATTCTAGAACCCAACTTGAGAACCACCCAACCCTAAAACTACCATGTTCTGGAGCCCTCCGGGCCAGAACCCCCCAACTCTAGAACACTCCTCTTCTACAACCCCAAACATAACCCCCTATCTCTAGAATCACCGACTCAAGAACTTGCTGTTCTAGAACCCCCGACTCTAGAATCATCCTATTCAAGAGCCACCCCCAGCTACAGgacaccccccccagctctaGAATGGCCCTCTCTAGCTCCCACAGAGGTGACGGACCGGACgcagggattgctgggggaaattcactggcctgtgccatgcaggaggtcagactaggtgaccaCAGTGGTCCCATGCCAGCCCCcttctccaccaccacccccccacgCTCTCCTCCCCCATGGGCGTGTACAGTATGCCTGTGTATACATGGAGGAGGGGGTTGTGGGAGGGCCCAGCACATCCTGGGAGCCGGGGGTTGGCTGGCAAACTCAGTGCCCAGAAACGCCAACGATGGGCACCTTGGCAATCCGGAGACACACAGATCAGGGTGGAGGATGGGCAGTGAACACCCATTCCCTTTAATCCTCTCCTTCCCCGATAGTTACTGACGGTGCTACTGGCCCACagctgccctcctgcccccatggTCACGAGAGGCTGCAGGTGGGATCGAGCCGGGGTACGGGGGTGTCATCATGGGAGGCTGTTTCTGGCCTCCCCCTTAAAAATTCTCCACCCACTGGAACCCTGAAAGTTCTCAGTGTTGCTTGGCAACCGGAGCAGCGGGCGCTAGGCAACGCAGTTGCTagggagcatgtgtgtgtgtaggggatgATTGGCAGCTCTGGCAGAGGCCTGGCAAATGGCACTTGACCAGATgagcagccccccccgcccccccccccccagtgccagggtatgagggttgccaattttgggtggacgtattcctggaggtttcatcacatgacataatctttaattaaagcttcatctttaattcctggagactccgggccaatcctggagggccaaccccagagctgggaacagacccaGAAGTCCtgcttcccagctccctgctctaacccatgCCCCTGTCTAGTCACTCCTCGCAATTCCCTaggcagtgcagggagctggccccatgctgcccgcccccccccatgccctgagcACCCAACCCATGATTACCGGCCCCAGTccccccctccacagcccccctgccagcTCTGCATGCCAGTGGCCCTGCCCGGAGCTGGGCACCGACCAGAAACATCCCACAGGAGGGGACCCTGGTAcggccaccccccaccccctgtccaatGCACTGTACCaacaccaccccattctcctgcccctaaaacagcccctcccccagcccatcccCAAGACACTGAACGCCCCCCCCCGTTTACCTCCTGCCCCTAAAACAgcacccctccccttccatcACCTCCCGCCACAGTAGGCCCCAGCTATCCATTAGCAATGGATTCCCAGACACATTCAGAGCAGAGATGGAGGGGAgaggtaacccccccccccaaagatcTCCTGAATGTGACAGATCTCCAACCAAGCTGGCCATGGAACCCAGCCCCAAAGAAAGggggccaaacccctgagccacCCAGTCCCTGGAGCCGGATGGGAGCTGGCAcaccctagaggggaaaggcccatgctccccccagagcAGTCCCAGGGCAGGGGCATGCTGGTGGGGGGCTGTGGCAGCAAAGCCCCCTTGGGTAGCCCCCCCCCATTCCACAGTGTGGCACCTGCCCCACAGGAGGCCCATTGGGCAGCCCATAGAGTGGTCTCTGTGTCCATGCGGGTTGGGGGAGATTGCTACATCCATTACCCTGTGGGGAGGGGTCTGTAGTTTATATCCAGCATCCCCAGGCTGAGTTGGGGGCAACGGagcatgtgtggggaggggagatcagGGACCCCCAGTCTAAGGTCAGAGCCAATTCACGGGGCTCTCCAGTAGTTGGCCTGGGAGATCACACCAGCTCCAGACCTGCCTGgcacatggacacacacactGCGCCTTACCTGGTAATTAACAACTGAGGTGCTTTGAGCTGTGATCCCCGAGTAATCTGGTTAATTGGATCCTCCTTAAAATCGGCCTGGGGGCAGGGGACGAGACTGGCTAGGGTGGGATCCTCCCCAGGGTTCAGGGTGGGTTCCTTCTGACCCTTTGCAGCCCAGagatccccctttcccccccccccaccacctggtGGCCCCTCTCAGGCTTCCTTTGTATCATTTCACCCCAGGCTGGGCTGCCCCTGGGATAATGCAGCCCCGGCTGGTAACAGTAGGACCCCAGGGTGCTTATCAGGTGTCCACTCGCTGGGGTGTCCCTGgatttcctcccttccccaattCTACTGCAAATTAACTCCTCCCAACatagctcccctccccctcccccagctctggccctAGCAGGCGACAGATGGCGAGAGGTTTGCAGATGCCCCACGGAGCAGGGGACAGATGAATGCACCAGCCGGCTGAAAATGCCACTGTTTAGTTACTGCTAAATGTTTGAATTAATCCCCCTCCGAGTCCCCCATGGCCCCCGGGGCCCAAAGCCAGCGATCACCCATTCACCTTACGGTGAAATAAGTTTCTCTGGAGCCTTTCCAAGGAGGCCATGGGGCAGGCACAGGAGGTCAGGCTTGAGGCGCATGGccagagctgtgggggaagcagAGGTAGGATAACAGGGGGCACAGGTTGAGATTAAGAGCGTTGGCAGAGGTGgaagggctggagcccagggcccgGGTAGCAGAAGGGCTGGAGGTCAGGGGTGAGGAGCATCAACACAGCTGGGTGCGATGGGTCAGGATCAAGGGGCGTTGActgagctgtggggagggaggggactcagggctgggatcggcggggctgcgggtcaggagccAGGGGGGGTCAggagccaggggcgtcggcagagctgtggggatggATTTGGCAGCCAAATAAAGGGAACATTCCTCGAACCCCTCcgctctccccacagccccatcaGCGCCCGGGGCACCAGCCAAAGGGGGTCAGTGTTATATAGCCCAGTCAGTGCAGGTGAACTGGGGTCCAGTgccctgggcagggagtggggcccggacgcctgggttctttcCCAGCTGCGCGGGGGGCCCGGTGCTCAGGGTAGGGAGtggggcccggacgcctgggttctttcCCAGCTGCGCGGGGGGCCCGGTGCTcaggtcagggggtgggggccggacgcctgggttctttcCCAGCTGCGCGGGGGGcccggtgctcagggcagggggtggggcccggacgcctgggttctttcCCAGCTGCGCGGGGGGcccggtgctcagggcagggggtggggcccggacgcctgggttctatcccagctgcGCGGGGGGcccggtgctcagggcagggggtggggcccggacgcctgggttctatcccagctgcGCGGGGGGcccggtgctcagggcagggggtggggcccggacgcctgggttctatcccagctgcGCGGGGGTCGGTGAAATGGGTCCAGTGCTCGGGGCAGTGAGCGCGCGGCCAGAGGCGGTTGCAGCCACTGATTGGCTGGGCTTCAGAGAGTGGGCGGGCCCTCCCCGCGGATTGGCTGGAAGGCTGGAAAACGAAGCGGCCGGAGGGACTCGCCCCAGGATTGGCTAGATCAACGGAGGCGGGCGGTCCTTATTCCGGATTGGCTGGAGGTTGGAAAGGGGCGTGACCGGAACCAAAGACGATTTCTGATTAGCTATCCCCCGGGGACTGGGCGGGACATCCCCCCGGATTGGCCCGGGGCGCGGAGTGGGCGGGGCAATGTCGGCGGCGCTGCAGCAGGCGCTGGGCGCggcggggcccggcccggccccggccccggccctggTGCTAGGCCCGGCCCGCTCCGGCCGCTCGGCGCTGCTGTTCCGGGCGGCCCGGGGAGGGCCCCGCGCGCTGTTCCTGGCGCCTCGCGCCCTGCAGCGGCTGCCGGGGGCCCGGCGCGGGGAGAGCGACCTGCGCGACCTGCAGGTGATGGGCGGGGCCTgcgcggaaggggcggggccaagggcccggggcggggcctgcgcggaaggggcggggccaagggcccggggcggggcctgcgcggaaggggcggggccaagggcccggggcggggcctgcgcggaaggggcggggcctgcgcggaaggggcggggccaagGGTCAAAGTCTTAGGGGGCGGGGGCTGAATGTGGGGAGAAGCTGGAGGCCGCAGTGCCTGATGGGAGCGGGGAGCTAAGGGGTGGGGCTTCATGGCAGGGGAGGAGCCTAAGGGGCAGGGCATCGGATAAAGGGAGGGGCCTGAGGAGTGGGAGGGGCCAGATAGGGCGGGGCTTTTCTGGAGGGGGGGTTGCTGCTGGCATAGGACAGCTGGCGGCCTGTACCTGGCGGGGTGTTGGCAGGGGGATgccaggcaggggaagggaggataTACTGGGTTGGGActagctgggaggcaggggggctTGGCTGTGGTTGGCCTGGTGAGGGAGGGGATCCCGGGCGGGGGCGGgatgggctgtgggggaggggatcccggggggggggctgaccCAGTTCAATcgcttccctccccttccccaccctagCGCATCCAGTTCCTCTACCCGCCCTCCCTGCGGGAGCTGCGTCAGCTGTTGGCCTCGCTGCACCAGAGCCTGCCTGGGCCCCCTGCCCTCATCTTGCTGGATGGCCTGGAGCATTACCTCGCTGGTTGCCCTGGCCCTCAGGCAGCCGCCCGGCTCTCAGCCCTGCTGGTGGACACAGCTTCGTACTTCACGGGGCGCCTCGGCGCGGACCCCCAAGGATCTGCCCCCTGCTGCCAGCTCATCGCCTCCATGCAGGTCTCCGGGGAAACAGAGGTTGAGGATCATCTCAGCATCCTCCAGCGCTACTTCCCAGCCCAGTGCTGGCTGTGCCCAGACTCGGCGgcagccctgggccaggaggactGCGGGGGCGACGGGCTGTTCAGGGCACGCCTGTCCCAGCCCGGTGCTCCAGACCGGGAATGGAGGCTGGGATTTGGCCTCGATGGAGAGATGAGGGTATCCCCGGTTCCACGGGGCTGTGCAGAGGATCCAGGGGCAGCTTCGGACAGAGACAGAGCTGCCGGGGCTGAGAAGTGACCGCTGGGGCTCTGGCCTCTAGCGTTCTCCACTGGAGATGTAAATCCATCTGTTTCCCGAGTGAGGG is a genomic window containing:
- the SWSAP1 gene encoding ATPase SWSAP1 — its product is MSAALQQALGAAGPGPAPAPALVLGPARSGRSALLFRAARGGPRALFLAPRALQRLPGARRGESDLRDLQRIQFLYPPSLRELRQLLASLHQSLPGPPALILLDGLEHYLAGCPGPQAAARLSALLVDTASYFTGRLGADPQGSAPCCQLIASMQVSGETEVEDHLSILQRYFPAQCWLCPDSAAALGQEDCGGDGLFRARLSQPGAPDREWRLGFGLDGEMRVSPVPRGCAEDPGAASDRDRAAGAEK